The Sesamum indicum cultivar Zhongzhi No. 13 linkage group LG6, S_indicum_v1.0, whole genome shotgun sequence genome has a segment encoding these proteins:
- the LOC105165175 gene encoding uncharacterized protein LOC105165175 (The sequence of the model RefSeq protein was modified relative to this genomic sequence to represent the inferred CDS: added 43 bases not found in genome assembly) has translation MESYTMLKNRVSAEVCHFFVNKLQHTFPYTDSFPIFHKAWKSDRDSKAHIRDLIPVLILWSIWTICNTAKHESTSFKSAAIIFKIHNYLQLHGKAKMWKPTTHWKGDRFLAFSLKISFPIKRKSTYCTLVKWEKPQMGWFILNTDGASKGNPGISGAGGILGDHHGQVLFVFQEPLGIISNALAELKAIHRGLQLCLTGTSKKFGLKQMHLLLSNSYPPHF, from the exons ATGGAATCCTACACAATGCTGAAGAATAGAGTGTCTGCTGAAGTCTGCCATTTCTTTGTTAACAA CATAAAGCTTGGAAATCAGACAGAGACTCTAAAGCTCACATTAGGGACCTCATCCCAGTTCTGATTTTGTGGAGCATCTGGACCATTTGCAATACTGCCAAGCATGAGAGTACCTCTTTCAAGTCAGCTGCCATCATTTTCAAAATCCATAACTACTTGCAACTCCATGGTAAGGCTAAAATGTGGAAGCCTACTACTCATTGGAAAGGGGATAGATTTTTGGCCTTCTCACTCAAAATCTCCTTTCCAATCAAGAGGAAGAGCACATACTGCACCTTGGTTAAGTGGGAAAAACCACAAATGGGATGGTTTATATTGAACACTGATGGAGCCTCAAAAGGCAATCCAGGTATTTCGGGGGCTGGAGGTATTCTTGGAGACCATCATGGCCAGGTGTTATTTGTTTTCCAGGAGCCCCTTGGCATCATATCTAATGCACTTGCAGAACTCAAGGCTATCCACAGAGGCCTTCAGTTGTGTTTGACAGGAAcatcaaaaaaatttggatTGAAACAGATGCACTTGCTGTTATCAAACTCATATCCACCCCATTTCTAG